In one Rutidosis leptorrhynchoides isolate AG116_Rl617_1_P2 chromosome 8, CSIRO_AGI_Rlap_v1, whole genome shotgun sequence genomic region, the following are encoded:
- the LOC139861476 gene encoding probable sucrose-phosphate synthase 2 encodes MAVNEWINGYLEAILDSKSSNIDETNRVNVRERGHFNPTKYFVEEVVTGVDETDLHRTWIKVVATRNTRERSSRLENMCWRIWHLTRKKKQLEWEDFQRIAKRKFEREQGRSDVREDMSEDLSESEKADIGDLGESPKRTYQQNASTLEVWSDDKKEKKLYIVLISLHGLVRGDNMELGRDSDTGGQIKYVVELARALAKMPGVYRVDLFTRQVSSPEVDWSYGEPTEMLTAGSDDPDDDVGESSGAYIIRIPFGPRDKYLRKELLWPHVQEFVDGALAHILNMSTVLGEQIGGGNANPVWPYVIHGHYADAGDSAAILSGALNVPMVLTGHSLGRNKLEQLLKQGRQSKEDINSTYRIMRRIEAEELSLDAAELVITSTKQEIDEQWGLYDGFDVKLEKVLRARARGGVNCHGRFMPRMAVIPPGMDFSNVIQEAHEADGDLSLTNTEGSSPKAVPPIWSEVMRFLTNPHKPMILALSRPDPKKNITTLLKAFGECRSLRELANLTLIMGNREDIDDMSAGNASVLTTVLKLVDKYDLYGQVAFPKHHKQNDVPEIYRLAAKTKGVFINPALVEPFGLTLIEAAAHGLPMVATKNGGPVDIHRALNNGLLIDPHDQQGIADALLKLLSEKNMWHECQRNGWRNIHLFSWPEHCRTYLTRVASCRMRHPAWKTDTPADEMLTDESLNDSLRDVHDSSLFLSVDGDKSYSISDSLDSSGDIQDQVKRVMSKMKRPQSSEKVGEINKKVIDVNTSNSSKYPIIRKRRKLIVIAVDCYDSHGLPETTMINMIQETLKAIKLDSQLAKATGVAISTAMPLLELTNFLKTGKIKVNEFDAVVCSSGSEVYYPGTCEENGELQPDPDYASHIEYRWGSDGVKKTIWKLMNEPESTQGNTGKHVKVIEEDAKSSNSHCLSYLIKDVKKAKKVDDLRQKFRMRGLRCHLMYCRNSTRLQLIPLLASRSQALRYFFVRWRLNVANMYLVLGETGDTDYEELISGTHKTLIFKGVVKKGSEELLRTTGSYLKEDIVPGESPLVAHVSKTNAEEIASALTKLSKCNA; translated from the exons ATGGCAGTGAATGAATGGATCAATGGTTATTTAGAGGCAATATTGGATAGTAAATCATCCAATATAGACGAAACCAACAGGGTAAATGTACGAGAACGAGGCCATTTCAATCCAACCAAGTATTTCGTTGAAGAAGTTGTTACAGGAGTCGACGAAACTGATTTGCATCGAACATGGATCAAGGTTGTTGCGACTCGAAATACCAGAGAAAGGAGTTCGAGACTCGAAAACATGTGTTGGCGTATATGGCATCTTACCCGCAAAAAGAAACAG TTGGAATGGGAAGATTTTCAAAGGATAGCAAAGAGGAAATTCGAACGAGAACAAGGGCGCAGCGATGTAAGAGAGGATATGTCAGAAGACTTGTCAGAGTCCGAGAAAGCGGATATCGGGGATTTAGGTGAAAGCCCAAAGAGAACTTATCAACAGAATGCTTCTACTTTGGAAGTTTGGTCGGACGATAAAAAAGAAAAGAAACTTTATATTGTCTTAATCAG TTTGCATGGTTTGGTTCGTGGAGATAATATGGAACTTGGTCGTGATTCCGATACTGGTGGTCAG ATTAAGTATGTTGTAGAGCTTGCTCGAGCACTTGCAAAAATGCCGGGGGTATATAGAGTTGATCTATTCACCCGCCAAGTGTCATCACCTGAAGTAGATTGGAGCTACGGAGAGCCCACTGAGATGCTGACAGCTGGATCCGATGATCCAGATGATGACGTCGGCGAGAGCAGCGGAGCTTATATTATACGGATACCATTTGGCCCACGTGATAAATACCTTCGAAAAGAATTACTATGGCCTCATGTACAAGAATTTGTAGATGGAGCACTTGCGCACATTCTTAACATGTCGACAGTATTGGGTGAACAAATCGGTGGGGGCAATGCCAACCCTGTTTGGCCGTATGTGATTCATGGTCATTATGCAGATGCAGGAGATAGTGCGGCTATACTTTCGGGTGCACTTAATGTGCCCATGGTTTTAACTGGACACTCACTTGGTAGAAATAAGCTCGAACAGCTTCTTAAACAAGGTAGGCAGTCGAAAGAAGATATTAATTCGACTTATAGGATCATGAGGAGAATTGAAGCAGAAGAGCTTTCGTTAGATGCAGCTGAACTTGTTATTACAAGCACAAAACAAGAAATTGATGAACAATGGGGTTTGTATGATGGGTTTGATGTCAAGCTTGAAAAAGTTTTGCGAGCTCGTGCTAGAGGTGGTGTTAATTGCCATGGCCGTTTTATGCCAAGGAtggcg GTTATTCCTCCCGGGATGGATTTCAGCAACGTCATACAAGAAGCGCATGAGGCTGACGGGGATTTATCGTTGACCAACACAGAAGGGTCTTCTCCAAAAGCAGTGCCACCAATATGGTCAGAA GTTATGCGATTTTTGACAAATCCGCACAAACCAATGATACTAGCATTGTCAAGACCAGATCCAAAGAAGAACATTACAACTCTTTTGAAGGCGTTTGGAGAATGTCGCTCTTTGAGAGAGCTCGCTAATCTT ACACTTATAATGGGGAATAGAGAAGATATCGATGACATGTCGGCTGGTAATGCTAGTGTTCTTACAACTGTACTGAAACTAGTCGACAAATATGATCTTTATGGGCAAGTTGCGTTCCCTAAGCATCATAAGCAAAACGATGTTCCAGAAATTTACCGTTTAGCCGCCAAAACCAAG GGAGTTTTTATAAACCCTGCTCTGGTTGAACCTTTTGGGCTAACGTTGATTGAG gcTGCAGCGCATGGACTTCCTATGGTAGCAACTAAAAATGGTGGTCCTGTTGATATTCATAGA GCTTTGAACAACGGGCTACTCATAGACCCGCACGATCAACAGGGAATAGCTGATGCTCTACTCAAACTTTTATCGGAGAAAAATATGTGGCACGAGTGTCAAAGAAACGGTTGGAGAAACATACACCTATTTTCATGGCCTGAACATTGTCGAACATATCTAACACGAGTGGCATCATGTCGTATGAGACATCCCGCATGGAAAACCGACACGCCTGCAGACGAAATGCTAACGGACGAATCATTAAATGATTCACTACGAGATGTGCACGATTCATCTTTATTCCTTTCTGTTGACGGTGATAAATCTTATTCAATTAGCGACTCGTTAGATAGTAGTGGAGATATTCAAGATCAAGTCAAACGAGTAATGAGCAAAATGAAGCGACCTCAATCGTCAGAAAAAGTTGGTGAGATTAACAAGAAAGTTATAGATGTGAATACTAGTAATTCGTCTAAGTATCCAATTATAAGAAAGAGACGGAAATTGATTGTTATAGCAGTTGATTGTTATGATAGTCATGGTTTACCTGAAACAACAATGATTAATATGATACAAGAGACGTTGAAGGCGATTAAACTAGATTCACAATTAGCGAAAGCGACAGGTGTCGCGATATCAACAGCTATGCCGTTATTAGAGTTGACGAATTTCTTGAAAACGGGGAAGATTAAGGTGAATGAGTTTGATGCTGTGGTTTGTAGTAGTGGTAGTGAAGTTTATTATCCTGGAACTTGTGAAGAAAACGGTGAACTACAACCGGATCCTGATTACGCGTCACATATTGAGTACAGATGGGGATCAGATGGTGTAAAGAAAACTATTTGGAAGCTGATGAATGAACCTGAAAGTACACAAGGAAATACTGGGAAACATGTGAAAGTAATTGAAGAAGATGCAAAATCGAGCAACTCTCATTGCTTATCTTACCTGATAAAAGACGTCAAAAAG GCAAAAAAAGTGGATGATCTGAGACAAAAATTTAGAATGAGGGGTCTGCGGTGCCATCTCATGTATTGTAGAAACTCTACTAGACTGCAACTTATACCTCTCCTCGCCTCTCGATCACAAGCCCTTAG GTACTTTTTCGTCCGTTGGAGATTAAATGTTGCGAACATGTATCTAGTCCTTGGAGAAACGGGTGACACGGATTATGAAGAACTCATATCAGGGACCCACAAGACACTTATTTTTAAAGGTGTTGTGAAAAAAGGTTCTGAAGAGTTGCTTAGAACCACTGGTAGCTACTTAAAAGAAGACATAGTTCCTGGAGAAAGCCCACTCGTTGCACACGTTAGTAAAACTAACGCTGAAGAGATTGCGAGTGCCCTTACAAAGCTTTCTAAATGTAATGCATGA
- the LOC139861587 gene encoding uncharacterized protein, with amino-acid sequence MGKQKKGQLKAESADLISTLDDFTSKENWDKFFTIRGTDDPFEWYAEWPQLRDLLFTHLSSDKTTKSEVQILVPGCGNSRLSEQLYDAGFKSITNIDFSKVVIVDMLKRNLRARPCMRWRVMDMTSMQFADKSFDAALDKGGLDALMEPELGPTLGNQYVSEVKRVLKEGGKFICLTLGESHVLGTLFPKFRYGWKISIHLLPQKPSKTENLRTLMVVAEKASPDILQMVLTSFDHDTLDSGDQARGIFEALETENNIRTKWSIGDDIVYSLEDLKIGVKGDISELSPGRCVQLTLGEPGQSRFCYKAVLLDAQQSSDEFLYSCGVFLVPKTRALEWLFSSEEGQWMVVESSKSARLIMVFLDGSHTGASSEEIQKDLSPLVKQLAPAKVEDGSQIPFMAASDGIKQRKVVHQVTSPLTGQITVDDVVYEKVDDELAHLSTVSKDLVFRRLTFERSEGLIQSEGLLISERCQSSSSSKSKQKGSQTNDLNVDHGYLASSYHSGIVSGFMLISSCLNRMASSGKTVRAVVIGLGAGLLPMFLHGSIPFLQVEAIELDPVVVDLARDHFGFREDERLKVHVTDGIKFVEDVSTKLPSANETHTELKIESECIDKLDILIVDVDSPDSSSGMTCPAANFVEESFLMSVKSSLSDEGLFVINLVSRSQAVKKMVISRMKVVFNKLYSLQLEEDVNEVIFALNSDGNTDFTSPESYNQLQKLLSNVKHPQMNKSITDSVNKIKLLDG; translated from the exons ATGGGGAAACAAAAGAAAGGGCAATTGAAAGCAGAATCAGCAGACCTAATTAGCACACTCGATGATTTCACTAGCAAAGAAAATTGGGACAAATTTTTCACTATCAGAGGTACTGATGATCCATTCGAATGGTACGCTGAATGGCCTCAACTTCGTGACCTACTTTTTACACATCTTTCAAGTGATAAAACGACAAAATCGGAGGTTCAGATCCTTGTACCTGGTTGTGGAAATTCAAGGCTTTCTGAACAATTATATGACGCTGGatttaaaagtattactaatattgATTTTTCTAAAGTTGTGATTGTTGATATGTTGAAACGGAATCTAAGGGCTCGTCCTTGTATGCGTTGGAGAGTTATGGATATGACTAGTATGCAG TTTGCAGATAAGTCATTTGATGCTGCTCTTGATAAGGGTGGATTAGATGCTTTAATGGAGCCTGAACTTGGCCCTACGTTAGGGAATCAATATGTATCAGAG GTAAAAAGAGTTCTGAAAGAAGGGGGCAAATTTATATGTCTGACCCTTGGAGAATCTCACGTTTTAG GCACACTTTTTCCAAAGTTCCGGTATGGATGGAAGATCAGTATTCATTTACTGCCTCAAAAACCATCTAAAACGGAAAATCTAAGAACACTTATGGTGGTTGCTGAAAAAGCAAGTCCCGATATACTGCAAATGGTATTGACGTCTTTTGATCACGATACACTTGATAGTGGTGATCAG GCCCGTGGAATATTTGAAGCACTTGAAACCGAGAATAACATTCGAACAAAGTGGTCTATTGGTGATGACATAGTCTACTCACTCGAAGACCTAAAAATAGGAGTGAAAGGGGATATATCCGAACTTAGTCCAGGTCGTTGTGTACAACTCACTTTAGGTGAACCTGGGCAGTCACGTTTTTGTTACAAAGCCGTACTTCTTGATGCTCAGCAAAGCTCAGATGAGTTCTTATATTCTTGTGGGGTCTTTCTTGTACCCAAG ACACGTGCGCTTGAATGGCTATTCTCTTCAGAAGAAGGACAATGGATGGTTGTGGAGAGTTCAAAGTCAGCTCGTCTGATAATG gTATTTCTAGATGGCAGCCATACAGGTGCCAGCAGTGAGGAGATTCAG AAGGATCTTTCTCCTCTTGTTAAACAACTGGCACCTGCTAAAGTTGAGGACGGATCTCAAATTCC ATTCATGGCAGCAAGTGATGGGATCAAGCAACGGAAAGTTGTTCACCAG GTCACATCTCCATTGACTGGTCAAATAACTGTTGATGACGTGGTATATGAAAAAGTTGACGATGAACTTGCTCATCTATCTACTGTTTCCAAGGACCTTGTATTTCGCCGGTTAACTTTTGAAAGATCAGAAGGCTTGATACAGTCTGAAGGTTTGTTAATAAGTGAGAGATGTCAAAGTTCCAGTTCTTCCAAATCGAAGCAAAAAGGAAGCCAGACAAATGATCTGAACGTTGATCATGGCTATTTAGCTAGTTCATATCATTCTGGGATAGTATCTGGATTTATGCTCATCTCTTCATGCCTAAATAGAATGGCATCATCTGGAAAAACA GTTAGGGCAGTTGTAATCGGTCTTGGTGCTGGGCTACTTCCTATGTTTCTTCATGGGTCAATTCCATTTCTACAAGTTGAG GCGATAGAGTTAGATCCAGTTGTTGTTGACCTTGCTCGAGACCATTTTGGTTTCAGAGAAGATGAACGGTTAAAG GTACATGTCACTGATGGAATCAAGTTTGTGGAGGATGTATCTACAAAGTTACCCAGTGCTAATGAGACCCACACCGAGCTTAAAATAGAAAGTGAATGCATTGATAAGCTTGACATACTCATAGTAGATGTGGACTCCCCAGACTCGAG CTCTGGGATGACATGTCCTGCTGCAAATTTTGTTGAAGAGTCTTTTCTCATGAGTGTCAAAAGCTCCTTGTCCGATGAAGGTCTTTTCGTAATTAATTTGGTATCCCGATCGCAAGCCGTCAAGAAAATGGTTATATCAAGAATGAAAGTG GTGTTTAACAAACTTTACTCACTCCAGCTCGAAGAGGATGTGAATGAAGTTATATTTGCCCTTAACTCAGACGGTAATACAGATTTTACTTCACCCGAATCGTATAATCAACTGCAGAAACTACTATCAAATGTCAAACACCCTCAGATGAACAAAAGCATAACTGATTCCGTAAACAAGATTAAACTTCTGGATGGTTGA